A region from the Wansuia hejianensis genome encodes:
- a CDS encoding patatin-like phospholipase family protein: MKEAGLILEGGAMRGIFTAGVLDYLMEQDCYLPYVVGVSAGSSNAVDYVSRQIGRTRDCMAMKEKRYRCVNKNPLRVIRTREIFNIDMVYNRYPNELFPFDYDTYFQSELACELVVTNCLTGQAEYLDERKDKKRLMDINAASSSVPVLSHMIQVDGMPCLDGGIADPVPLIHSMKKGYRKNVVVLTRQKGYRKKESRQVNALYKTMYRKYPELVRTLCGRVRRYNQTMDRIDKWEEERKIFVIRPQGLTVGRTEQDYDRLMELYRHGYEEMKKNYGRMQEYLGNEGNSQ, from the coding sequence ATGAAAGAAGCAGGACTGATACTGGAGGGAGGAGCGATGCGGGGGATTTTTACGGCAGGGGTCCTGGACTATCTGATGGAACAGGATTGTTACCTTCCTTATGTGGTGGGGGTATCTGCCGGTTCTAGCAATGCGGTTGATTATGTGTCCAGGCAGATTGGACGGACGAGAGACTGTATGGCGATGAAGGAGAAGAGATACCGCTGCGTCAATAAGAACCCTCTCAGGGTGATCAGGACAAGAGAGATTTTTAATATCGATATGGTCTATAACAGATATCCCAATGAGCTGTTTCCTTTTGATTATGACACATATTTTCAGTCAGAACTGGCCTGTGAGCTGGTGGTCACCAACTGTCTGACCGGTCAGGCAGAGTATCTGGACGAACGGAAGGATAAAAAGCGGCTGATGGATATTAACGCGGCTTCCAGCAGTGTGCCAGTCCTGAGCCATATGATACAGGTGGACGGGATGCCGTGCCTGGACGGAGGAATCGCGGACCCGGTTCCCCTCATTCATTCTATGAAAAAGGGCTACCGCAAGAATGTGGTCGTCCTGACCCGGCAGAAAGGGTACCGCAAAAAAGAGAGCCGTCAGGTGAATGCACTCTATAAAACCATGTACCGCAAATATCCGGAACTGGTCAGAACCCTGTGCGGAAGAGTACGGAGATACAATCAAACCATGGACCGCATTGACAAGTGGGAAGAGGAAAGGAAAATTTTCGTGATCCGCCCTCAGGGTCTGACGGTAGGGAGGACGGAACAAGATTATGACCGGCTGATGGAGCTGTACAGGCATGGGTATGAGGAAATGAAGAAGAACTATGGAAGAATGCAGGAATATCTGGGAAATGAGGGGAACAGCCAGTGA
- a CDS encoding citrate/2-methylcitrate synthase: MSFKMKATPEIIELTDVCVENSTMDVALYGKYDVKRGLRDISGAGVLAGLTQISDVVSFKNIDGVKAPCEGELYYRGINIAQLTKGFLSEGRMGFEETAYLLLFGSLPTEEQLAAFEGILKAQQSLPKNFVRDVVMKAPSRDMMNTLARSVLTLYAYDPLADDITLPNVLRQCLTLIAVFPMLSVYGYQAYNHYIMGKSLYIHNPSKKLSTAENILRMLRPDKKYTKTEAMVLDLALVLHMEHGGGNNSTFTTHVVSSSGTDTYSAIAAALGSLKGPKHGGANIKVVRMFDDMKKNIGDWTDEEEVGNYLRKLLHKEAFDNRGLIYGMGHAVYSISDPRACIFKKFVEKLANEKGREKDYQLYAMVERLAPKIIGEERHIYKGVSANVDFYSGFVYSMLDLPLELYTPMFACARIVGWSAHRMEELINTDKIIRPAYKNVKEKEPYVPIGERS, from the coding sequence ATGAGTTTTAAGATGAAAGCAACACCGGAGATCATAGAGCTGACAGATGTCTGCGTCGAGAATTCGACGATGGACGTCGCATTATATGGGAAATATGACGTGAAAAGAGGGCTGAGAGATATTAGCGGAGCCGGCGTCCTGGCCGGGCTGACGCAGATATCCGATGTGGTATCTTTTAAGAATATCGACGGGGTGAAGGCACCCTGTGAAGGAGAATTATACTACCGGGGAATTAATATCGCACAACTGACGAAGGGGTTCCTGAGTGAGGGCAGGATGGGATTTGAAGAGACTGCTTACCTGCTGCTGTTCGGCTCGCTGCCGACGGAGGAGCAGCTGGCTGCCTTTGAGGGAATATTGAAAGCACAGCAGTCTCTGCCGAAGAATTTCGTGAGGGATGTTGTCATGAAAGCGCCCAGCAGGGATATGATGAACACCCTGGCCAGAAGCGTGCTGACGCTGTACGCTTATGATCCTCTGGCGGATGATATCACTCTTCCGAACGTGCTGCGCCAGTGTCTGACGCTGATCGCAGTCTTTCCTATGCTGTCTGTCTACGGATATCAGGCATATAATCATTACATTATGGGCAAAAGCCTGTACATTCACAATCCTTCTAAGAAACTTTCCACTGCTGAGAACATATTGCGGATGCTGAGACCGGATAAGAAATATACCAAGACAGAGGCGATGGTGCTGGATCTTGCGCTGGTGCTGCACATGGAGCACGGCGGCGGCAATAACTCCACATTTACGACTCATGTGGTGTCTTCCTCAGGCACGGATACTTATTCAGCGATTGCCGCGGCGCTGGGATCTCTGAAGGGGCCCAAGCATGGCGGCGCGAACATAAAGGTCGTCCGCATGTTTGACGATATGAAGAAAAATATCGGCGACTGGACAGATGAAGAAGAGGTAGGGAATTATCTCCGGAAGCTGCTGCACAAAGAAGCTTTCGACAATAGAGGGCTGATCTATGGGATGGGCCACGCGGTTTATTCCATTTCGGATCCCCGGGCATGTATATTTAAGAAGTTTGTGGAAAAACTGGCGAATGAAAAGGGAAGAGAAAAGGATTACCAGCTATATGCCATGGTAGAACGCCTGGCGCCGAAGATCATCGGCGAAGAGCGCCACATCTATAAAGGTGTCAGCGCAAATGTGGACTTTTACAGCGGCTTTGTCTACAGCATGCTGGATCTTCCGCTGGAGCTGTATACGCCCATGTTCGCCTGTGCCCGTATCGTCGGGTGGAGCGCGCACCGGATGGAGGAGCTGATCAACACCGACAAGATCATCCGTCCGGCTTATAAAAATGTGAAAGAAAAAGAGCCGTATGTACCGATAGGAGAGCGTTCTTAA
- a CDS encoding ArsR/SmtB family transcription factor, producing the protein MSEKKKIEVCQEYCVHEHITRQEIPSDDELYRLSELFKTFGDVTRIRILTALSKQELCVCDIADLLGMSQSAISHQLRVLKQQELVKFRRDGKTVFYSLADSHVYTILAQGLQHVNE; encoded by the coding sequence ATGTCTGAAAAAAAGAAGATAGAGGTATGCCAGGAATACTGTGTTCATGAACATATCACGAGGCAGGAGATTCCTTCTGACGATGAGCTTTACCGGTTGTCAGAATTGTTCAAAACCTTTGGCGACGTGACCAGAATCCGGATTTTAACAGCACTGTCCAAACAGGAGCTGTGCGTCTGCGATATAGCGGACCTTTTGGGTATGAGCCAGAGTGCCATATCACATCAGCTTCGCGTCCTGAAGCAGCAGGAGCTGGTGAAATTCCGCAGGGACGGTAAGACAGTTTTCTATTCCCTGGCGGATTCTCATGTATACACTATTCTGGCACAGGGATTACAGCATGTGAACGAATGA
- a CDS encoding aminotransferase class I/II-fold pyridoxal phosphate-dependent enzyme: MRTFGKSSKLDHVLYDVRGPVVEEAARMEEEGKKILKLNIGNPAPFGFSAPDEVIEDMMQNVRDCQGYSDSRGIFSARKAIMQYCQLKGIPGVMMNDIYTGNGVSELINLSMQALLDDGDEVLIPAPDYPLWTACATLAGGKAVHYICDEQADWNPDIDDIRKKITDRTKAIVIINPNNPTGALYPREVLEQIVQVAREHELMIFSDEIYDRLVMDGLKHLSIASLAPDLFCVTFSGLSKSHMIAGFRVGWMVLSGAKEKGRDYIEGLNMLSNMRLCSNVPAQSVIQTALGGYQSVEEYISPGGRIYEQREFIYNALRDIPGITVVKPKAAFYIFPRLDRTKFNISDDEQFALDFLHEKQVLVVHGGGFNWGEPDHFRVVYLPDIRTLKHAAAQLGDFLAGYSQA, encoded by the coding sequence ATGAGAACTTTTGGAAAATCCTCGAAGCTGGATCACGTTTTATATGATGTCCGCGGACCGGTTGTAGAAGAAGCTGCCAGGATGGAGGAAGAGGGAAAGAAGATCCTGAAGCTGAATATCGGGAATCCCGCTCCTTTTGGTTTTTCAGCGCCGGATGAGGTCATTGAAGATATGATGCAGAATGTCAGAGACTGTCAGGGGTATTCTGACTCGCGGGGTATTTTCTCAGCCAGGAAGGCGATCATGCAGTATTGCCAGCTGAAGGGGATTCCAGGCGTGATGATGAATGATATTTACACAGGCAACGGCGTCAGTGAGCTGATTAACTTGTCCATGCAGGCCCTTCTGGACGACGGGGATGAGGTTCTTATTCCAGCGCCGGACTATCCGCTGTGGACAGCTTGTGCGACGTTGGCTGGCGGGAAGGCAGTTCATTATATCTGCGACGAACAGGCTGATTGGAATCCGGACATTGACGATATCAGGAAAAAGATTACTGACAGGACGAAAGCGATAGTGATCATCAATCCCAATAATCCCACAGGCGCCTTGTATCCTAGAGAAGTTCTGGAGCAGATCGTGCAGGTGGCACGGGAACATGAGCTGATGATTTTTTCAGATGAGATTTATGACCGTCTTGTAATGGACGGGCTGAAGCATCTGTCGATTGCATCTCTGGCTCCGGACCTGTTCTGTGTGACTTTTTCCGGGCTGTCTAAATCGCACATGATTGCGGGCTTCCGCGTGGGCTGGATGGTTTTGAGCGGCGCCAAGGAGAAAGGCAGGGATTATATCGAAGGCCTGAACATGCTTTCTAACATGCGGCTCTGTTCTAATGTGCCGGCACAGTCGGTGATCCAGACGGCGCTTGGTGGTTATCAGAGCGTGGAAGAGTACATTTCACCCGGTGGAAGGATCTATGAGCAGAGAGAATTTATTTACAATGCGCTGAGGGATATTCCGGGGATAACGGTCGTGAAGCCGAAAGCGGCCTTTTACATTTTTCCGAGGCTGGACAGGACAAAATTTAATATTTCTGACGATGAGCAGTTTGCGCTGGACTTTCTTCATGAGAAGCAGGTTCTTGTGGTGCATGGCGGCGGATTTAACTGGGGAGAGCCGGACCATTTCCGGGTCGTGTACCTGCCGGATATCCGGACGCTGAAGCATGCGGCCGCTCAGCTGGGAGATTTCCTGGCAGGATACAGCCAGGCATGA
- a CDS encoding glycine betaine ABC transporter substrate-binding protein — protein sequence MRKWKNRVFLFFSCFVLGCNLAGCSGKKNENTITVIDGDFAEMKFFTQVAKILIEDQTTLKVNVQDSMASSLAFEQIKSGKMDIYMSYDGSLLAAYLGKDPSDVPEGTSLYDYANQLGQETANVMLTPKLGEENTYIIAVNKELADKYGLECVSDLKEYAPSLVFAAEHEFFDEGSTHYDAFVDFYGLSFKEGTTIDRGLKYTGMSSGNMDVTVVYTTDGLNRKFDLVTLEDDKNFFPEYNGAYLVRADLYEDHPELEGVFASLEGKFTNELCTEMNYRIDVENEDPHEAAYDFLKDNGLIS from the coding sequence ATGAGAAAATGGAAGAATCGGGTATTTCTGTTTTTTTCCTGTTTTGTACTGGGCTGTAATCTGGCCGGTTGTTCGGGTAAAAAAAACGAAAATACAATTACCGTCATCGACGGTGATTTTGCAGAAATGAAATTTTTTACCCAGGTTGCGAAAATCCTGATCGAAGACCAGACCACGCTGAAGGTGAATGTGCAGGATTCTATGGCCAGCAGCCTGGCGTTTGAGCAGATCAAATCAGGTAAGATGGATATTTATATGTCTTATGACGGTTCTCTTCTGGCTGCATATCTGGGCAAGGATCCGTCTGACGTCCCTGAAGGGACATCCCTGTATGATTATGCCAATCAGCTGGGACAGGAGACCGCAAATGTCATGCTGACTCCAAAGCTCGGTGAAGAGAATACATATATTATCGCAGTGAATAAAGAGCTGGCTGATAAATACGGTCTGGAATGTGTCAGTGACCTGAAAGAGTACGCGCCATCCCTGGTTTTTGCCGCAGAACATGAATTCTTTGACGAGGGATCGACCCACTATGACGCGTTTGTGGATTTCTATGGCCTTTCTTTTAAAGAAGGCACAACCATAGACAGGGGCCTGAAATATACGGGAATGAGTTCCGGTAATATGGACGTGACAGTCGTGTATACAACAGACGGCTTGAACCGCAAGTTTGACCTGGTCACCCTGGAAGACGACAAGAATTTCTTCCCGGAATACAACGGCGCTTATCTGGTGCGTGCGGACTTATACGAGGATCATCCGGAATTGGAGGGGGTGTTCGCTTCCCTGGAAGGGAAATTTACGAACGAACTGTGTACTGAGATGAATTACCGCATCGATGTGGAAAATGAAGATCCCCATGAGGCTGCCTATGATTTCCTGAAGGATAACGGGCTTATATCCTGA
- a CDS encoding ABC transporter permease codes for MSLELVLEHLYLVAISCVAVIAVGIPLGIFTYYHARVGKIVLTIVDLIQTVPVLAVMGLLMTVFGANSVTVIIAMILYLLLPVVRNTNTGLNHVNPLLKETADAMGMSGRQKLMKVEFPLAFPFILTGIRITVVNAVGVAVFGTFVGGGGLGSILYRGIRIQNLNLILEGTLALIVISMCFDYLLGFFEKKIRRLL; via the coding sequence ATGAGTCTAGAACTGGTTCTTGAACATTTATACTTAGTGGCAATTTCCTGCGTGGCTGTAATAGCGGTGGGTATCCCTCTGGGCATCTTCACATATTATCATGCCAGGGTAGGGAAGATAGTCCTTACAATAGTAGATCTGATCCAGACTGTGCCGGTCCTCGCCGTGATGGGTCTGCTCATGACTGTTTTCGGGGCGAACTCTGTTACGGTCATCATCGCCATGATACTCTATTTGCTGCTGCCCGTGGTTCGCAATACGAATACAGGGCTGAATCATGTGAATCCGCTGCTGAAGGAGACAGCGGACGCTATGGGAATGAGCGGCAGGCAAAAGCTGATGAAGGTAGAATTCCCTCTGGCATTTCCATTTATTCTGACGGGCATCCGCATCACCGTGGTCAATGCGGTGGGAGTGGCTGTGTTTGGGACGTTTGTCGGCGGCGGCGGGCTGGGCAGCATTTTATACCGGGGAATCCGGATACAGAACCTGAATTTAATACTGGAAGGGACATTGGCACTGATCGTAATATCCATGTGCTTTGATTATCTTCTGGGATTCTTTGAGAAAAAGATACGGAGGTTATTATGA
- a CDS encoding ABC transporter permease has protein sequence MQEFIDKYAEKLGVAILQHIGYVLVSVGIAVVIALVLAGALSRIRKAARVIIPVISVFQTIPGIVFIGLLMLRLGMTKVTVIFALSVYAIFPILKNAYQGLVDVDPSMIEVAQGCGMNRKQIFFRVELPLAMPAIFSGIRMSIIYTVSWAILAAMIGQGGLGEFIYRGIDANVKEYIVIGSIPIAILAVVFRLLIDKLEKIIVSKGIQGD, from the coding sequence ATGCAGGAATTTATTGATAAATATGCGGAAAAATTAGGAGTTGCCATTCTACAGCATATCGGCTATGTGCTGGTGAGTGTGGGAATCGCGGTTGTGATCGCGCTGGTTTTGGCGGGCGCTCTGTCGAGGATCCGGAAGGCTGCCAGGGTTATCATACCGGTGATCAGCGTGTTCCAGACGATTCCCGGCATTGTATTTATCGGTTTGCTGATGCTCAGGCTGGGAATGACAAAGGTTACAGTGATATTCGCATTGAGCGTTTACGCCATCTTCCCCATTCTGAAGAATGCGTATCAGGGATTGGTGGATGTGGACCCGAGTATGATAGAGGTCGCTCAGGGCTGCGGAATGAACCGCAAGCAGATATTTTTCCGGGTGGAGCTTCCGCTCGCTATGCCGGCGATATTTTCCGGTATCCGCATGTCGATCATCTATACGGTGAGCTGGGCGATCCTCGCGGCGATGATTGGACAGGGCGGTCTGGGTGAATTCATATACAGGGGGATCGATGCAAACGTCAAAGAATACATCGTGATCGGTTCGATACCTATAGCTATTTTAGCGGTAGTATTTCGTCTGTTAATAGACAAGCTGGAAAAAATAATTGTTTCGAAAGGAATTCAAGGGGATTAA
- a CDS encoding ABC transporter ATP-binding protein translates to MIEYKNVKKYFGDQLIIHDVSMTVNEGEFVVIIGPSGCGKTTTIKMLNRLVEASEGDILIDGVNNRKMDLIQLRTRIGYVIQQIGLFPNMTVEENISVVPQIMKWEKGRTAQRVRELMAMVNMPYEQYAKKYPRQLSGGQQQRIGVLRAMAVNPPIIIMDEPFGALDPITREILQNEVKKIQKNLHITVLFITHDMHEAMKLADRIVFMDQGRILQEATPGEMVRHPANETVAQFIRLQEVRTEEGQKAAGELMQPVAGPVVSEGAVFVQESDTLETIGKNYDLSNSRKIYVQDQSGSVTGEITVESLILNSLRQV, encoded by the coding sequence ATGATTGAATACAAGAATGTTAAAAAGTATTTTGGCGACCAGTTAATCATCCATGACGTCAGCATGACTGTGAATGAAGGAGAGTTTGTTGTAATCATCGGGCCTTCAGGATGCGGAAAGACGACGACCATCAAGATGCTGAACCGTCTGGTGGAGGCTTCTGAAGGGGATATCCTGATTGATGGCGTTAATAATAGAAAAATGGATCTGATACAGCTCAGGACTAGAATCGGGTATGTGATCCAGCAGATAGGCCTTTTTCCCAATATGACAGTGGAAGAGAATATATCAGTAGTCCCTCAGATCATGAAATGGGAGAAGGGAAGAACTGCCCAAAGGGTCAGAGAACTGATGGCTATGGTGAATATGCCATATGAACAATATGCGAAAAAATATCCGCGCCAGCTGTCCGGAGGACAACAGCAGCGGATCGGAGTTCTGCGGGCAATGGCGGTAAACCCGCCGATCATCATTATGGACGAGCCCTTTGGCGCGCTGGACCCTATAACGAGAGAGATCCTGCAGAATGAAGTTAAGAAGATACAGAAGAATCTGCACATCACCGTCCTGTTCATCACACATGATATGCACGAGGCAATGAAGCTCGCGGACAGGATCGTATTCATGGATCAGGGACGGATCCTTCAGGAGGCCACTCCCGGTGAGATGGTGCGGCATCCGGCAAATGAGACGGTTGCCCAGTTCATACGGCTGCAGGAAGTCAGGACCGAAGAGGGGCAGAAGGCAGCGGGAGAACTCATGCAGCCTGTTGCTGGACCTGTGGTGTCTGAGGGAGCGGTCTTCGTGCAGGAGAGCGACACCCTGGAGACGATCGGGAAGAATTATGATTTGTCTAACAGCAGGAAGATCTATGTGCAAGACCAGTCAGGCTCTGTGACAGGAGAAATTACGGTAGAGAGCCTGATCCTCAATTCTCTCAGGCAGGTGTGA
- a CDS encoding trimethylamine methyltransferase family protein, translating to MELEKFFFTEEDADFVHEQSLKVLAETGCVFDDDKAIEIFKKHGAKVDGVTVYFTKELIDKALSTVTDSFEIYRPDGTLYSMGKGSKSMCAAGSPPYILDNDQFRFAVMDDYVKICKLVQTSDCLDMTHLNLCDVYDIDRNERAYHMMAALLKYTTLPISITSLMTAKEDTGMIAGNLIDMVSRFIGVNDGHVLIGCVSPISPLAYIKEALDALYVYCERNQPIQLATCSLPVLTSQASLLGTVIQNNAELLAAITLIQLIKPGLPVFYGNTSTSTNLRKVSMSLGSSETALISLATAKMAKYYHMPFRTSGALNDAVDIDYQAGVESTLNLMCGALSDVDLVYFAAGMLSGFNVTSLEKYVVDEQLIKMVKRLYKGMAIDKTKDYTAEINKVGPRGSFLRGRTPKEYRAEHFVPDIFVKQDYKSWESEGSVSIKEKASQVVKQRLEGYQAPDISAEQLAIIEKYL from the coding sequence ATGGAATTAGAAAAATTTTTCTTTACAGAGGAAGACGCGGACTTTGTCCATGAACAATCTCTGAAAGTGCTGGCTGAGACAGGATGTGTCTTTGACGATGACAAGGCCATTGAGATCTTTAAAAAGCACGGGGCTAAAGTTGACGGGGTTACCGTATATTTTACGAAAGAACTGATTGATAAAGCTCTGTCCACGGTGACAGATTCCTTCGAGATCTACAGGCCGGACGGAACACTGTATTCCATGGGTAAGGGAAGCAAATCAATGTGTGCCGCGGGAAGCCCTCCGTACATATTGGACAATGACCAGTTTCGGTTTGCAGTCATGGATGACTATGTTAAAATCTGCAAGCTGGTACAGACAAGCGACTGCCTGGACATGACACATCTGAATCTGTGCGATGTGTATGATATTGACCGGAACGAGAGAGCGTATCATATGATGGCGGCACTGCTGAAATACACAACGCTGCCGATCTCAATAACGTCTCTGATGACTGCGAAAGAAGATACCGGTATGATCGCGGGCAACCTGATAGATATGGTATCACGGTTTATCGGCGTAAATGACGGCCATGTGCTGATCGGATGTGTGAGCCCGATCTCACCCCTGGCATATATCAAGGAGGCGTTGGACGCCCTGTACGTTTACTGCGAGAGAAATCAGCCGATCCAGCTGGCCACCTGTTCCCTGCCGGTTCTGACGAGCCAGGCTTCGCTGCTGGGGACAGTCATCCAGAACAATGCGGAGCTGCTGGCGGCAATCACGCTGATTCAGCTGATTAAACCGGGACTTCCGGTATTTTATGGGAATACTTCCACTTCGACGAATCTCAGAAAAGTGTCCATGTCTCTTGGATCAAGTGAGACAGCTCTGATCTCTCTTGCTACAGCGAAGATGGCGAAATATTACCATATGCCATTCCGGACCTCGGGCGCCCTGAATGATGCGGTGGACATCGACTATCAGGCGGGCGTGGAATCCACTCTGAATCTGATGTGCGGCGCTTTGAGCGATGTGGATCTGGTTTATTTTGCAGCGGGCATGCTCAGCGGATTTAATGTTACCTCCCTTGAAAAATATGTGGTGGATGAGCAGCTGATCAAGATGGTGAAGCGGCTGTACAAAGGAATGGCCATCGATAAGACAAAAGACTATACGGCTGAGATTAATAAGGTAGGACCCAGAGGAAGCTTCCTGAGAGGAAGGACGCCGAAGGAATACCGCGCGGAGCATTTTGTTCCAGATATATTTGTAAAACAAGATTACAAGTCCTGGGAATCGGAAGGAAGCGTCAGCATCAAAGAAAAGGCTTCCCAGGTAGTGAAACAGCGTCTGGAGGGTTATCAGGCACCGGATATTTCAGCAGAACAGCTGGCAATCATTGAAAAATACCTGTAA
- a CDS encoding MFS transporter has translation MSKGLQSAKSISKFTKWMVIAIISSGAYVVYLTYLARYSFYDQVIDGLKISNTQLGVLYGLYGTTATIAYFPGGVLADKIRVKYLATLGFAMSAVLTFWYSTVPSYAELKVIFLLFGLCTTLIFWGIRYKAIRLVSTEENYSTAIGFSYGIVGVVGLVVSFVSIGIFGLFTNATAGFHTVLMFYAAINAIFAVLSFIFIPKFEDEFAGERKKFNFSEVVQAFKHPGVWLTTLCMFFIYTIYTSLAYTVSFLTAIGAAAAIASIVGTIRTYGTSLFSSPIVGGIAEKKTPSRTIVVCTAITGVCLAIMAFAPKSQSLIIPSVILIIVLSFFLNGAYGVTSSMMTETKVPAAIFGSASGILSVIGFVPDMFVSPIAGKWLDTYDTAGAYTRIFAVLAVSAVCALICALLVRVYKRKLAEKAAK, from the coding sequence ATGAGTAAAGGGTTACAATCAGCTAAATCTATCAGTAAGTTTACCAAATGGATGGTCATAGCGATCATCAGTTCAGGCGCCTATGTGGTTTATCTGACATATCTGGCGAGATATTCGTTCTATGACCAGGTAATTGACGGCCTGAAGATTTCCAACACTCAGCTGGGTGTTCTGTACGGGTTATATGGGACAACGGCAACGATTGCGTATTTTCCGGGAGGCGTCCTGGCAGATAAGATCAGAGTAAAATACTTGGCGACGCTGGGCTTCGCCATGAGTGCGGTGCTCACCTTCTGGTATTCAACGGTTCCCAGCTATGCGGAACTGAAGGTGATTTTCCTGCTGTTCGGTTTGTGTACCACATTGATTTTCTGGGGAATCCGTTACAAGGCAATCCGCCTTGTCAGCACCGAGGAAAATTATTCGACGGCGATCGGGTTTTCTTATGGAATTGTCGGCGTCGTAGGTCTCGTCGTAAGCTTTGTATCCATCGGGATTTTTGGCCTGTTCACAAATGCGACGGCAGGTTTCCACACTGTTTTAATGTTCTATGCAGCCATTAATGCGATATTTGCAGTGCTTTCCTTCATTTTCATTCCGAAGTTTGAAGATGAATTCGCTGGGGAACGCAAGAAATTCAACTTCAGCGAAGTGGTTCAGGCGTTTAAACATCCGGGCGTATGGCTCACGACCTTATGTATGTTCTTCATCTACACCATTTACACTTCCCTGGCTTATACGGTTTCGTTCCTGACAGCGATTGGAGCAGCTGCTGCCATAGCATCTATCGTAGGAACGATCAGGACATATGGGACCAGCCTTTTCTCTTCACCGATCGTAGGAGGCATTGCGGAGAAGAAGACACCGTCCAGAACCATTGTAGTGTGTACGGCTATTACGGGGGTTTGTCTCGCAATTATGGCTTTTGCGCCGAAGTCGCAGAGCTTGATCATTCCGTCCGTCATACTGATTATCGTGCTTTCCTTCTTCCTGAACGGCGCTTATGGAGTGACCTCCTCCATGATGACCGAGACAAAGGTGCCGGCTGCGATTTTTGGTTCTGCGTCGGGAATACTCTCTGTCATTGGATTCGTTCCGGACATGTTCGTATCTCCGATCGCCGGCAAATGGCTGGATACATATGATACAGCGGGAGCGTATACGAGGATTTTCGCAGTTCTCGCGGTGAGTGCGGTATGTGCGCTGATCTGCGCATTGCTGGTGAGGGTTTATAAAAGGAAATTGGCTGAAAAAGCGGCTAAGTGA
- a CDS encoding cobalamin B12-binding domain-containing protein, which produces MIEFEALAEAMGDLDEDVMVESLTQVMDEGGADAQKALEACQKGMDIVGKLFEDGEYFVGDLIYAGELMTKAVDILKDALVTGGDSGEKKTKMILCTVKDDLHDIGKNIVRSMLEAAGFDVMDLGIDVPAGKIVETAKKEDIHIIGLSGVLTLAIDSMKNTVDAFKEAGMRDQVKIVIGGAPVNAEVCEQTGADAWASSPQTTIHYCKEWEQALA; this is translated from the coding sequence GTGATTGAATTTGAAGCTTTGGCAGAAGCAATGGGAGACCTGGATGAAGATGTGATGGTCGAAAGCCTGACACAGGTCATGGACGAAGGGGGTGCAGACGCACAAAAAGCCCTGGAAGCATGTCAGAAAGGTATGGATATTGTCGGAAAGCTGTTTGAGGATGGAGAGTATTTTGTCGGAGATCTGATTTACGCGGGAGAGCTGATGACAAAAGCCGTTGATATCCTGAAGGATGCTCTGGTGACAGGCGGCGATTCCGGAGAAAAGAAGACGAAAATGATTCTCTGCACCGTAAAAGACGATCTGCACGATATAGGGAAGAACATCGTGAGATCCATGCTGGAAGCAGCCGGCTTTGACGTAATGGATTTGGGGATCGACGTTCCGGCAGGGAAGATTGTGGAGACTGCGAAAAAAGAGGATATCCACATCATCGGCTTGTCTGGGGTGCTGACTCTGGCAATCGATTCCATGAAGAATACTGTCGACGCGTTCAAGGAAGCGGGGATGCGGGATCAGGTCAAGATTGTGATTGGCGGGGCACCGGTAAATGCGGAGGTTTGCGAACAGACAGGCGCAGACGCGTGGGCGAGCAGCCCCCAGACCACCATTCATTACTGCAAGGAGTGGGAGCAGGCTTTAGCATAA